One window of Rasiella rasia genomic DNA carries:
- a CDS encoding sigma-70 family RNA polymerase sigma factor, whose product MRQLKITKQVTNRETKSLNSYLQDVSKIDMITAEEEVELAQRIRTGDQRALDKLTRANLRFVISVAKQYQNQGLRLPDLINEGNVGLVKAAKRFDETRGFKFISYAVWWIRQSILQALAEQSRVVRLPLNKIGDINKIRKASIHLEQVHERKPSAAEIAKELDMSIANVKQSLKNANRSLSMDAPFQEGENDNNLYDVISSGETPNPDKSLIHESLKIEIDRALDTLAPREADVVRLNFGLSNQPAMTLQEIGDTFDLSRERVRQIREKAIRRLRKESKSHILKKYLG is encoded by the coding sequence ATGAGACAACTTAAAATTACGAAGCAGGTTACCAACAGAGAAACTAAATCGTTAAACAGCTATCTTCAGGATGTGAGCAAGATAGACATGATTACAGCCGAGGAAGAAGTAGAATTGGCACAGCGAATTAGAACAGGTGACCAACGTGCTTTAGATAAATTGACACGTGCAAACCTTCGATTTGTAATTTCAGTTGCAAAACAATATCAGAACCAAGGACTTAGATTACCCGATTTAATTAATGAAGGAAATGTAGGTTTGGTAAAAGCTGCGAAACGTTTTGATGAAACACGCGGATTTAAATTTATATCGTACGCTGTATGGTGGATTAGACAATCAATTCTACAAGCGCTTGCAGAACAGTCGCGTGTAGTGCGTTTACCACTTAACAAGATTGGTGATATAAATAAGATTAGAAAAGCGTCAATTCATTTAGAGCAAGTACACGAACGCAAGCCTTCTGCTGCTGAAATTGCAAAAGAATTAGACATGTCGATTGCCAATGTAAAGCAATCTTTAAAAAATGCAAACAGAAGTTTGTCTATGGACGCCCCTTTTCAGGAAGGTGAAAACGACAATAACTTATATGACGTTATTAGTTCTGGTGAAACTCCTAATCCAGACAAGTCTTTAATACATGAATCGCTTAAAATTGAAATCGACCGTGCTCTAGACACCTTGGCGCCTAGAGAAGCCGATGTGGTTCGTTTAAATTTCGGGTTGAGCAATCAGCCAGCAATGACCTTGCAAGAAATTGGAGACACTTTTGATTTAAGTCGTGAACGTGTTCGTCAGATTCGTGAAAAGGCGATTAGAAGATTGCGAAAAGAATCGAAAAGTCATATTCTAAAGAAATATTTAGGATAA